Below is a window of Virgibacillus sp. NKC19-3 DNA.
TTTTTCTTTCCGTTCTGCTTTTTTGGCTGAGGTTTGAACAAGCAGTGGTTCTTCGATTAGTTCTCCAACACTCATTTTCGTATTAAGGGAAGCGAAAGGATCCTGAAAAACGATTTGCATGTTTTTTCGATATTCTCGGAGTTTCCGCCTGCTTAAAAGGGAAATATCATTACCTTCAAATAGGATTTCTCCTTCTGTTGGCTGAAGGAGACGGAGTATAACACGGCCTAGTGTTGATTTACCGGATCCTGATTCTCCAACAAGACCAAATGTCTCCCCTTTTTTAATTTCAATAGAGACGTCATCTACTGCTTTAACTTGGCCTACGGTGTGTTTGAAAACGCCTCCCTTAATGGGAAAATATTTTTTGATATGATTCGCTTGTACGAGTACTTCTTTTTCGTCTCTTTCTTTTTTGGTTTGCTGTTTGGATAGTTGTTCAAGTGTCACGTTATGCGGCCCCCCTTATTCATAAAGATAACAACGAACCTGATGATTGACTTCAATTTCAAGTAGCTCCGGGTTTGCTTCATAACAGCGATCCATTACATGTGGACATCGATCGGAAAAGCGGCAGCCTTTCGGAAAGCTATGTGCGGGTGGAACCGTGCCTTTAATTGCTCCAAGTCTACGAGTCTCTTTTTCAAGACTGGGTAAGCTACCTAGCAGCCCTGTCGTATATGGGTGTTTGGTTGTGTCAAATAGCTGTTCTACGGGCGCTTCTTCAACAACCTGGCCGCCATACATAACAAGGACGCGATTTGCGTATTCGGCAACAACGCCTAAATCGTGTGTGATTAGAAGTATTGCCATATTAAGCCTTTCTTTCATTTCATCTAATAAGTCTAATATTTGTGCTTGGATCGTAACGTCGAGTGCGGTGGAAGGTTCATCTGCGATAAGCAGTTTTGGTTCACAGGAGATTGCCATCGCAATCATCGCCCGTTGTCTCATACCACCCGACAACTGGTGAGGATATTCATGCATTACTTCTTCGGCCCTGGGAAATCCGACGACTTTTAATAATTCGATTGCTTCCTGTCTCGCTGCATGTTTGGATAGATTCTGATGCTTTCTTATTGTTTCCATAATCTGGTTGCCTATTGTGTATACGGGATTTAATGCTGTCATCGGTTCTTGGAAAATCATTGCAATGTCATTACCGCGGATTTTTGTCATCTGTTTCCCTGACTTTTCTAGTAGATTTTCGTCCTCAAGGCTAATCTTGCCCTCGATAATCTTTCCCGGTTTATTAACCAATTGCATGATAGACAATGATGTGATGCTCTTGCCACTTCCTGATTCCCCGACGATTGCCACTGTTTCTCCGGGCTTTACTTGAAAGTCAATCCCATCAACTGCCTTAGCAACCATGTTGTCTTCTAAGAAGAAATGCGTTTTTAACCCTTCAACTTGTAATAATGGCTTTTGGGTCACTCGCTTCACCTCACTTTGGGTTGAATTGTTGCACATAGTAAGCAAAATGTACTAGCTAAGCTAAAGTATATACTATTTTTGATATTTTTCAATAGTTTTTCAAAATGAATTTTATGTTTTTTATAAAAATAGTGAAATTAAAAAAGTAGAAAAAGGGGGCAGATACTGGTAGAGACTATTGGTATGATTATATTCATCAGGATAAAAGTATATGTAAGAATATTGGAAATATTAAGGTCAAAAAAAGAAGCGAAGAAGCGGATTTCTGCTTGTGTAAACCGATATAAAACGTACCCATACGGGATAGTGGGTGTTTGAATGCAAAAG
It encodes the following:
- a CDS encoding ABC transporter ATP-binding protein, with the translated sequence MTQKPLLQVEGLKTHFFLEDNMVAKAVDGIDFQVKPGETVAIVGESGSGKSITSLSIMQLVNKPGKIIEGKISLEDENLLEKSGKQMTKIRGNDIAMIFQEPMTALNPVYTIGNQIMETIRKHQNLSKHAARQEAIELLKVVGFPRAEEVMHEYPHQLSGGMRQRAMIAMAISCEPKLLIADEPSTALDVTIQAQILDLLDEMKERLNMAILLITHDLGVVAEYANRVLVMYGGQVVEEAPVEQLFDTTKHPYTTGLLGSLPSLEKETRRLGAIKGTVPPAHSFPKGCRFSDRCPHVMDRCYEANPELLEIEVNHQVRCYLYE